The Oncorhynchus nerka isolate Pitt River linkage group LG24, Oner_Uvic_2.0, whole genome shotgun sequence genome has a window encoding:
- the LOC115108720 gene encoding mediator of RNA polymerase II transcription subunit 16-like has protein sequence MESSWLCMWRCQAPPTFGEKFSRVKFSPSLTLFGGKPMEGWLAVTVSGLVTVSLLKPNGQLLTASESLCRLRGRVALADIAFTGGGNIVVAATDGSSSSPVQFYKVCVSVVNEKCRIDTELLPSLFMRCTTDPVRRDKYPAVTHLKFLTRGNSEQPDNATSHTARSVRDFLQDRNVNVLPRPAKSPDLNPIEHVWDLLDQRLLRCCEMGSIIECWSLRKEGLPVNNIFQHRSPVVGEKQPMILKWRILSATNDLDRVSAVALPKLPISISNPDLKVASDTKFCPGLGLALAFHNGSIQILHRLSLHTMGVFYGSSSGSSQRPGDEPAIKRQRAGGHTVHFKALQFSWTSLALAGVDNRGKLHMIRMSPSMGQMLDMNTLLRHLLFLLEYCMVTGYDWWDVLLHVQPGMVHNLVEKLHEEYMRQNQALQQVLSTRIVAVKASLCKLSAATAARACDFHTKLLLIAISATLKSLLRPHVLNTPDKSPGDGLAEICAKNTDTGLHRASRALGSCATDRPWACCVK, from the exons ATGGAGTCAAGCTGGCTCTGCATGTGGAGATG TCAGGCTCCACCGACTTTTGGGGAGAAGTTTTCACGGGTCAAGTTCTCGCCGTCTCTCACGCTGTTCGGGGGTAAGCCCATGGAAGGCTGGCTGGCAGTGACGGTGAGCGGCCTGGTCACGGTGTCCTTGCTGAAGCCCAACGGTCAGCTATTGACCGCCAGCGAGAGCCTGTGTCGCCTGAGGGGCCGCGTTGCCCTGGCCGACATCGCCTTCACCGGCGGGGGCAACATCGTGGTGGCGGCAACGGACGGCAGTAGCTCCTCACCTGTGCAGTTCTACAAG GTGTGCGTGAGCGTGGTCAACGAGAAGTGTCGCATCGACACGGAGTTGCTGCCCTCACTCTTTATGCGCTGCACCACAGACCCGGTCAGGAGGGACAAGTACCCGGCCGTCACACACCTCAAGTTCCTCACCAGGGGGAACTCCGAGCAG cctgacaatgccaccagccatactgctcgttctgtgcgtgatttcctgcaagacaggaatgtcaatgtTCTGCCACGGCctgcgaagagcccggatctcaatcccattgagcacgtctgggacctgttggatcagagg TTATTACG GTGCTGTGAGATGGGCAGCATCATCGAGTGCTGGTCACTGCGAAAAGAAGGCCTCCCTGTTAATAACATATTCCAGCATCGCTCACCAGTAG TGGGTGAGAAACAGCCGATGATCTTGAAATGGCGTATCCTCTCAGCCACCAATGACCTGGACCGTGTGTCGGCCGTTGCTCTGCCCAAGCTGCCCATCTCCATCTCCAACCCTGACTTAAAGGTGGCGTCGGACACAAAGTTCTGCCCAGGCCTCG GCCTGGCTCTAGCCTTCCACAATGGCAGCATCCAGATCCTCCACCGGCTGTCCCTCCACACTATGGGAGTGTTCTACGGCTCCTCCTCGGGCTCCTCCCAGCGGCCCGGGGACGAGCCGGCCATCAAGCGGCAGCGTGCCGGCGGCCACACCGTCCACTTCAAGGCCCTGCAGTTCTCCTGGACCTCGCTGGCCCTGGCCGGAGTGGACAACCGCGGCAAG CTGCACATGATCCGCATGTCTCCCTCCATGGGCCAGATGTTGGACATGAACACACTGCTGCGCCACCTGCTGTTCCTACTGGAGTACTGCATGGTGACGGGCTACGACTGGTGGGATGTGCTGCTCCACGTGCAGCCGGGCATGGTCCATAACCTGGTGGAGAAGCTTCATGAAGAGTACATGAGACAGAACCAAGCCCTGCAGCAG gtgctCTCAACACGCATCGTCGCAGTGAAGGCCTCTCTCTGTAAGCTGTCGGCGGCTACGGCAGCGCGAGCCTGCGACTTCCACACCAAGCTCCTCCTTATCGCCATTAGCGCCACCCTCAAGTCACTGCTGAGGCCCCACGTCCTCAACACGCCAGACAAGAGCCCCGGGGATGGGCTGGCAGAGATATGCGCCAAAAATACTGACACTG GGCTCCATCGTGCGTCCCGGGCTTTGGGTTCCTGCGCGACGGATCGTCCCTGGGCATGCTGCGTGAAATGA
- the tmem259 gene encoding LOW QUALITY PROTEIN: membralin (The sequence of the model RefSeq protein was modified relative to this genomic sequence to represent the inferred CDS: inserted 1 base in 1 codon) encodes MSENQGNVNNNVPLNNNGGANRMRNPNINQNPLINVRDRLFHALFFKMAVTYARLFPPSFRRIFEFFVLLKALFVLFILAYIHIAFSRSPINCLEHVREKWPRDGILRVEIQRNSSRAPIFLQFYDTDGFQGLVKEPEGEGEGGLGLAALHHEEDDDEEEMTLEMFDNSSVQFELDIEPRLKPXLSGIGLGGGGLNDSQDLSFSQSPTKGMQPLRETVSEIEMLTRAVWPQEEYIVEYSLEYGFLRLSQTTRQRLNIPVMVVTLDPMKDQCFGDGFSRFLLDEFLGYDDILMSSVKALAENEENKGFLRNVVSGEHYRFVSMWMARTSYLAAFVIMVIFTLSVSMLLRYSHHQIFVFIVDLLQMLEMNMTIAFPAAPLLTVILALVGMEAIMSEFFNDTTTAFYIILIVWLADQYDAICCHTNTSKRHWLRFFYLYHFAFYAYHYRFNGQYSSLALVTSWLFIQHSMIYFFHHYELPAILQQIRIQEMLLQNQQAGQGGNQTALQDNLNNNTTAAAAAEGAAPARGGAANGQVQLPDEPQAASAAQAQGTATQAFQSNSMASSATLEGAPEELTMTTELDWMAETAAIITEALSSSLAPQLESTEGGLLGEAEEVGGVMVSEAGLSVVAEIRMGGGGGGGEGTDGLNPSLVPVEIKTVGACSSSAAGLGPPLPPSPPIGGLQEAETSLSSVSPFLLPPSPPPHTDCSRAGAGEPESPGQSPTDWEPKTEEPPSPTPS; translated from the exons ATGTCAGAAAACCAGGGCAACGTGAACAATAACGTTCCGCTAAATAACAATGGCGGGGCGAACAGAATGCGAAACCCTAATATCAACCAGAACCCACTCATCAATGTTCGAGACAGACTTTTCCATGCCCTATTCTTCAAGATGGCAGTTACCTATGCCAGATTGTTTCCACCATCTTTCAGAAGAATCTTCGAGTTCTTTGTCCTATTGAAG gCCCTGTTTGTGCTCTTCATCCTGGCCTACATCCACATCGCCTTCTCCCGCTCGCCCATCAACTGCCTGGAGCACGTGCGGGAGAAGTGGCCGCGTGACGGCATCCTGCGCGTGGAGATTCAGCGCAACTCATCGCGTGCGCCCATCTTCCTGCAGTTCTACGACACGGATGGCTTCCAGGGCCTGGTCAAGgaaccagagggggagggagagggagggctgggCCTGGCCGCGCTGCACCACGAGGAGGACGACGACGAGGAGGAGATGACCCTGGAGATGTTTGACAACAGCTCTGTGCag TTTGAGCTAGACATCGAGCCGCGGCTGAAGC CGCTGAGCGGCATCGGCCTTGGGGGAGGGGGCCTCAACGACAGCCAGGACCTCTCCTTCAGCCAGTCGCCCACTAAAGGTATGCAGCCGCTGAGGGAGACAGTCTCCGAGATTGAGATGCTAACACGAGCAG TGTGGCCTCAGGAGGAGTACATAGTTGAGTACTCTCTGGAGTACGGCTTCCTCCGCTTGTCCCAGACCACCCGGCAACGCCTCAACATCCCCGTCATGGTCGTCACGCTGG ACCCAATGAAGGACCAGTGCTTTGGGGACGGCTTCAGCCGCTTCCTCCTGGATGAGTTCCTGGGCTACGATGACATCCTGATGTCCAGCGTCAAGGCCCTGGCCGAGAACGAGGAGAATAAAG GCTTCCTCAGGAACGTGGTGTCAGGGGAACACTACCGATTTGTCAGCATGTGGATGGCCCGCACCTCCTATCTGGCTGCCTTTGTCATCATGGTAATATTC ACCCTGTCGGTGTCTATGCTGCTGCGCTACTCCCACCACCAGATCTTCGTCTTCAtcg TGGATCTGCTGCAGATGTTGGAAATGAACATGACCATCGCCTTCCCAGCAGCCCCTCTGCTCACCGTCATCCTGGCTCTCGTGG GCATGGAGGCCATCATGTCGGAGTTCTTCAACGACACCACCACCGCCTTCTACATCATCCTCATCGTGTGGCTGGCCGACCAGTACGACGCCATCTGCTGCCACACCAACACCAGCAAACGTCATTGGCTGAG GTTCTTCTATCTGTATCACTTTGCGTTCTACGCCTACCACTACCGCTTCAACGGCCAGTACAGCAGCCTGGCTCTGGTCACCTCCTGGCTCTTCATACAG cACTCCATGATCTACTTCTTCCACCACTACGAGCTACCGGCCATCCTGCAGCAGATCCGCATCCAGGAGATGCTGCTGCAGAACCAGCAGGCGGGCCAGGGGGGAAACCAGACGGCCTTGCAGGACAACCTTAACAACAACACCACCGCAGCAGCTGCAGCTGAAGGAGCGGCTCCAGCCCGGGGGGGGGCAGCCAATGGCCAGGTCCAACTGCCAGACGAGCCCCAGGCGGCTTCAGCGGCCCAGGCCCAAGGTACAGCGACCCAGGCTTTCCAGTCTAACAGCATGGCCAGCAGCGCTACGTTAGAAGGGGCCCCGGAAGAGTTGACGATGACGACGGAGCTGGACTGGATGGCGGAGACGGCGGCCATCATCACGgaggccctgtcctcctccttGGCTCCCCAGCTGGAGAGCACGGAAGGGGGGTTGCTGGGGGAGGCCGAAGAGGTGGGGGGGGTCATGGTTTCTGAGGCGGGCCTCAGCGTGGTGGCGGAGATTCgaatggggggtgggggtggaggaggagagggtacagATGGCCTCAATCCCAGTTTGGTTCCAGTGGAAATCAAAACCGTAGGGGCCTGCAGCAGCAGTGCAGCTGGCTTAGGCccgcctcttcctccctctcctccaataGGAGGACTTCAGGAAGCAGAGACTAGCCTCTCTAGTGTCagtcccttcctccttcctccttctcctcctccacacacagacTGCAGTAGGGCAGGGGCTGGGGAGCCAGAGAGCCCTGGGCAAAGCCCCACAGACTGGGAGCCCAAGACAGAGGAACCCCCCAGCCCCACTCCGTCCTGA